GTCGACACCGCCATCGGCAACGGCAAGACGCGGGCAAACCCGGCCTGGCACAAGCTCAGCACGGGCTACCTGGACAACCTGCGCGCGGCGGGATTCTCCCCGGACTCCATCGACCTGGTCCTGCTCACCCACCTGCACACCGACCACGTCGGGTGGAACACGCACGAGGTGGACGGAACATGGGTGCCCACCTTCGGCAACGCCCGCTACGTGACCTCCCGCACCGAGCGGGACTTCTGGGCCGGCTACGACATGGACGAGCCGCGTCGGCACATGTTCGAAGACTCTGTGGTTCCGGTGGAGGAGGCAGCTCTGCTCGACCTTGTCGACGTCCCCGCAGACGGCGTCGAGATCGCCTCGGGACTGCGGCTGCTGCCCACGCCTGGGCACACGCCCGGCCACCTCGCCATCCAGCTGACCAGTCAGGGTAAGACAGCGCTGATCACCGGCGACTGCATCCACCACCCCGTCCAGTTCGCCCACCCCGCCATCGGCTCCTGCGTCGACATTCATCCTGAGCATTCCGAGGCCACCCGACGCCGGATGCTGGCCGCGCTCGCCGACACCGACGCCCTCGTCCTGGGCACGCACTTCCCGCCGCCCACCGCTGGCCGTGTGGTCTCGCACGGGAACAGCTACCGGATGACTTCCGTTCCCGCAGCCTGACCCAGATCAGAAGGCCTGGCATTGAAAACAAGACGGGCGCCGCTACTGGGGACTGGGTCATCCGTCGTACTTTTCGTTCCAATGTCCCTCGCGAGCCGATCATTAGCGGGCGGACGGGGACGGTCCAGAGCGGCTAGCAGACCGCGGAACTACTACTCGAACTCGGCGCGACGCAGACGGACGAAGGTGCCATTGCCGTTGCCGCACCGCACGATCAGCTCCGAATCCGCGAGCCAACTTCCTGATCCCGCTGCCGAATGCGATACTTCGGTTCAGTACGAACCCGAGCACTGAGTCCTGGTTCTGGTGACTGCGGGCCCTCGGGTTCAGGATGAGGAACCCCAAGTTTGGGGGAACCCACTTACTTCCCAGTACTCCTGCTCAGCCTCCAGACGCGAGAACATCAACTTTTTCGGCGCGATCGAGGTCGATATCGAGGGCGAGCTGGCGCAGCTCGGGCCGACCGGATACCGGCCGCTCCGTGTCCGCGACACCCTGTTCTGACGACGTGGGTCCTTCCCGATCAACGGTGGCGTCCGCCACGCCGCCACGAGGTCATCGCGGTGCAGGCGCTGGTCGATCACCGGCAGGTACGCCACGGCGTCGCGGCCCGTCCCTCATCCAGTGCTTGGAAGGCGTCGGCGAGTACGTCCATCTCGACGTCGATTCGCTTCTGCTCGGCGAGGGTGCGCTGCTGGCTCAGGGGCTCCCAGTAGCGTTAACGAATTTTCGGTCGCATATAGCCGTGACCTGCGGTGATGTTGTCGAGGTTTGTCGCGGATCGCGGCCGTGGTAAGGGCCGCGGTGAGGACGTTGGCGGAAGCGCTGGACAGCCACTCCTGGGTGAGCGCCTCCAGCGCCGGCGTTGACGAACACGGGCTCAACTTTCCGCCGGCGTCCCGGAATCCTTGGCAGGCTGGGCGGACGGCGCCGGGTCGGCGGGCTCGGCCGTGGTGGTCGGGCGGAAGAGCGCCCAGCGCCAGACCCACCTGCTCGACGAGGCCGGCCTCCCCGGCCCGGCGACCGGTTCACCGTCGCGGAGCAGTACCGGCTCTGCCGCGACGTCGCGGACATCCTCGCGGTCCGGGAATGGTGCCGCGCCCACAGCATGAAACTGCGCGTGCTGTCCGGCATCGTCAACTTGGCCGCCCCCGACGCGACCACCACCATGCTGGTCAACGTCCTGGTCTCGGTCGGCCAGTTCCAGCACGACCTGCAATACGAACTCGCCCGCGACGGCCTGGCCGCCGCCTGGGCACAAGGAGCCCGCTCCGGACGTCACCAGCCACCTCGACGTTCGGCGCGCATGACCAGACCCTCCGGCACCAGGGTCGTGGCGGTCACGGGGCGCACCGGGTGGTCGGGCAGCGGACGCAGCCGCCACCTGCCGGCCAGCGTGGCAAGGGTCAGGGTGGTCTCGATGACCGCGAAGTGGTCGGCGATGCACTTACGCACGCCGGCGCCGAACGGGATGACCGCATCGTGCGGGATCCGGGTGGGCCGGTCCGGCAGCCAGCGGTCGGGGTCGAACCGATGCGGGTCCGGGAACACCGCCGGGTCGCGGTGCACGATATACGGGATCACCAGCACCGGGCTGCCCGCGGGGACGTGGTAGCCGCCGAGATCGACATCGGCGAGCGCGCGGCGGCTGATCATCCACGCGGGTGGGTAGCACCGGAGTACCTCGGAGATGATCCGGCCGGTGAGCTCCAGGCGGGGCAGGTCCTCGTAGCGGGCCGCGCGGCCGCCGAGTACCTGGTCGACCTCCGTGTGCAGCCGTTCTTCGAGGTCCGGGTGGCGGCCGAGTTCGTGGAACGCCCAGGACAGCGCGCTGGTGGACGTCTCCCCTCCGGTGGCGAGCATGGTCATGACCTGGTCGCGGATCTCGGTGTCGGACAGGGGCTCGCCGGTGTCCGGGTCGCGGGCCCCGGTGAGCGTGGTCAGTAGGTCGGTGTCCTTGGCCTCCGCCTTGTGGTGGGTCGCGATGGCATGCGCCGCGGCCTGGTGCAGCCCGGCCAGCAGCCGGGCGTGGCGCTGGTTGCGCGGGGTCGGCAGCCTGCTGGTCAGGGCCCGTACCGGGTTGAACATCCGGCGCTGCACCTCGCGCAGTGCCAGCGGGAAGTCGCGGCGGAAGTCGCCGTGCAGCGTGCCGATGGAGGAGGGCAGCAGCGCCCGGATGGTGATGCCGAGCAACAGACCGTGCATCTCGGTGCGGACATCGAGACGCTGACCGTCGCGCCAGGTGGTCGACAGCTGCTCGATCTCCTGCCGCATGGCCTCGGCGTAGCCCGCCATCCGGTTGCGATGGAAGTGCGGCTGCAACAGCCGGCGTTGCCTGCGGTGGGTCTCCCGCTCCGAGGTGAGCACGCCGTTGCCGACCAGCACCCGCAGCTGGGCTCCGCCCTCGCCCTTGTCGAAGCTGCCGGCCTGCACGACCAGCACCTCGCGTGCCATCTCGGCCTCGGTCACCAGGTAGATGGTGCGCGGGCCGAGTTTGATCCGCACGACGCTGCCATGCCGCCGCAACGAGTCCAGGAACGCCAGCCGACGCTCACGGCGCAGGGGCAGCAGATGACCGACTAGCGGCAGTCCACCCGTGGCCAGCGCCGGAACCGCCATGCCGCCCCCTTCCCGGAATCCCGTCACGGACCACGAGGGTAGGGCAGCATCCCCTGGCCAGGGTGGGAAACGGCCAGATCGGCAGTACGGATCACCGCTCCGGCCCCGCTACGCCGGCCGGGCACCGGCTGGGGCGCCGAGTCCGGCCAGGGCCCGCGGCAGCCGGCCCTGGTGCAGGACGCCGAGGCGCTGGGTGGCGCGGGTGAGGGCGACGTAGAGCTCGGCCGCGCCGCGTGGGCCGTCGGCCAGGATCCGCATCGGTTCCACCACCAGAACGGCGTCGAACTCCAGCCCCTTCGTCTCCGCGGGCCGGACCGCGCCCGGCACACCCGGCGGCCCGATCACCACGCTGGTGCCCTCGCGGCCAGCCTCCTCTTGCACGAACTCCTCGATGGCGGGGCGCAGCTCCTCCTCGGTGACCCGCCTGGACCAGGGCTCCACCCCGCACGAACGGACCGACTCCGGTGGCTGGAGCCCCGGCGCGAACTCCGCGAGCAGGGCCGCGGCGACGGCCATGATCTCCGCCGGGGTGCGGTAGTTCACCGACAGCGACCGGTAGACCCAGCGTCCCGGCACATACGGCTCCAGCATCGCGTCCCAGGACGTCGCACCGGCCGCCGACCGGCGCTGGGCCAGATCCCCGACCACCGTGAAGGACCGGCCGGGGCAGCGCCGCATCAGCACCCGCCAGTCCATCTCGGACAGTTCCTGGGCCTCGTCCACCACGATGTGGCGGTAGGTCCAGTCCCGGTCCGCGGCGGCCCGTTCGGCGAGGTCCCGGGTGTCCCGCTCGACGAAGCGGTCCGCAAGGTCCTCGGCGTAGAGCAGGTTCTCGGCCGCCAGCATGACGTCCTCGTCCATCTCCTCGCGGTCCAGCTTCATGGCGTCCATGACGTCGGCCGCGTACTCGGCCTCGGCTCTCCGCTGCCGCTCGGCCACCCGCTCGGCGGCCTTGTCCACCGCCTTGTCACGACCCAGCAGGTCGACCAGCTCGTCCAGCAACGGCACGTCCGGCACCGTCCAGGCATCGCCCTGGGCGCGCCACAGCGCCTGGTCGGCGCCAGCCGCCCGCAGGCGTTCGGGGGAGGAGTACAGCTCGGCCAGCAGGGTTTCCGGGGTCAGCACCGGCCACAGCTCGTCGACAGCGGCGGTGAACCGCTCGTCCTCCGCGAGCTGCTTGAGCAGGTCCGTGCGCAGCTCCTCCCATGCCTTGCGGTCCTCCCGCGTCAGCCAGCCGCGGCCGATCCGGGCTATCGCCCGCTCGGTGAGCACGTACGTGACGATCTCGGTGAAGACCGCGCGGGCCTCGTTGTGCGGCCGCCCGCTCGCCCTGGCCTCCTCGATGGCCCACTCCGCGGTCTCGGCGTCGATCCGCACCGTGACGTCGCCCAGCGTGATCGGTACCGGTTGCTCCGGCAGCCGCTGCCGATCGGCGACCGCCGCCGCGAGCACGTCCAGGATCCGCAGCGAACCCTTGAGCCGGGCGGCCTCCGGGGTGTCCTCGGCGGTGACCCGCATACCGGGCAGCAGGTCGCCGGGGGTCATGAAGACCACATCGGACTCACCCAACGACGGCAGAACGCGGCCGATGTGGTCCAGGAACGCCGGGTTGGGCCCGACCACGAGCACACCGTGCCGTTCCATCCGCTCCCGCTGGGTGTAGAGCAGGTACGCCACCCTGTGCAGCGCCACCACGGTCTTCCCGGTGCCCGGACCGCCCTCGATCACCAGCACGCCAGGGTGGTCGAGCCGGATGATCTCGTCCTGCTCGGCCTGGATCGTCGCCACGATATCGCGCATGCCCGCACCGCGCGGCGCGTTGACCGCCGCGAGCAGCGCCGTGTCTCCGCGCTCATCCTCGCCGGGACGGCCGAACACCTCGTCGGTGAAATCGAGCACCTGACGCCCCCGGGTGTGGAACTGGCGGCGCCTGCGCATGTTCTCCGGGTTCGCGCCGGTGGCGACATAGAACGCGCGCGCCGCAGGCGCCCGCCAATCGAGCAGTACCGGATCGTACGCGTTCTCCTCGTCGAAAAGGCCGATCCGGCCGATGTACAGCTGTCCGCCCGACTCGGTGTCCAACCGGCCGAAACACAGCCCGGCGTCCGCCACGTCCAGCCGTTTCGCCTCGCTGGACAGCGCGCGCACCTCGACATCCCGTTCCATGGGTGTCTCGCCGTTTCCCCGCAACGCCGCCTCGTACGCGCCCCGCACTCGCGTGCGCTCGGCGTCGAGCCGCGCGTACAGCCCGGCGACATGACTCCGCTCCGACCGCAGCTCCTCTTCGTACCCCTGAGCCGACACGTTCCCCCTCACAGTGACAAGAAATGATGTTTGATCCGACGGCTTCTTCCTCGTTCATGGGCAGCACGTCGCGGCCCCGCTGGCGTGCGGGGTGCCTACGCGCGAGTCCATTTCCGCAGGTTGTGGCCTTGCCCGGCAATCTTGCGGTACGACCCGGGCCTTGCCGCAAGCCCCCGGTGCGCTATATGTTGAGAGTGGCGGGGGAGTGCCGCTCCTTGGGAAGTCAGAAACCGCATCGTGAGTTCGAAGTCATTGCGGGTGGCGCTGTCTGCTTTCCGGACGGTGAGATCCGTTGCCCGTGATGACCAGGTCTTCCACGTAGTTGGGCCGGTCTGCTGGGATGGTGCCCTCGGGCGTGTAGCGGTCGGTCTCGATCTCCCACTGGTGGTAACCGGCGATCCACATTTTGATGGCGGCTACGGACTTGTCGACCGCGGTGCATTGCTCGTCGTCGAGTCGCAGTGTGGCGCAGATTCGCGGCAGTTCCTGCTCCAGGCGTTGGAAGCGGGGGATGTGGTCGTGGATGACCATGTCGCGCACCGCTCGCAGGGCTTCATCGCGGGTGCAGCCGTGTTCACGTTCGACGACCAGCACGGCGTTGTCGACATCGCCGCGGGGGGCCTCTTTGTAGACGGAGTGCACGTCGTTGCACAGGAGGGGCACGTCGATGCCGACTTGGCGCATCATGCGGTACTGGGGGGTGTGGAAGAGAGCGAGTGGGACGGTGAAGTGGCCGAATCGCTCGCCGTAGTCGACCATCAATCTGGTAGCGCCTGCGCCGCGCCGCACGTGGAGGAAGTGCTCCCACGACGGGACATGGGCGTTGACGCGGTCCATGGCCTCGGCGGCGTGGGCGGCCAGGTAGTACTCGAAGTTGTGGGCGGCGCGCGTGATCCATGCGGCGGGCATACCTTGCTGGCTGCGTTCCCACATGTCAGCGAAGAAGGTCACGAGCGGAGAGGAACCGCGCGGCGACGGCCGTCCGGCCGGGCGGTACAGCACCGCGATCAGGTCGTCGACGAACGTGGCCACGCGCGCCGGATCGCGTCCCAGCGGGCCGTCGAACTGGTCATCGAAGACAAAGAAGAACGCAAACTGGTCCACCGCCAGGTCCAGGTCTTCGCCTACCGCCATCGGGTACGCGTATCCGGCGCCCTGGCCCAGGTCCCAGGACAGGTACCAGTGCTCGGCCTCGGGGGTGCCGAGCATGCCATGGGACTTCATCCGGGCGACGTTGGCGGTCCGCGCTCGCGCTACCTCGGGGCTGGACCGCGCGGGAAACGGGATATCGAACACGGGCAGGTCCACGACGGGCATGTCATTCTCCTTGGACGAGTGGGCGGTGATCTTTCCGCAGGGATCAGTGGTCATGGCAGCCCTCGATTCCCGGTGTTGAGGTTTGTCGTGGTGTGGGTGTTGTGCACGATCTGGTGACGCACATAGACGGGCGCTCCGTGCAGTTCCAGAGCGCGTCCGACGATCGCGACAGCCCGTTCCACGCCGGCGCAGTAGCCGCGCGGCGCGGCGAGCAGTACTCGTTTGTCCATCAGGCTCGGCCGTTCTAGGTGGCGCGGGTGATGAGGAAACTGATCAGGTGGTCCCACTCCCGCCGTACGTCGGACGGGATGGTGAGCGCCGCGATGGCATCGCGGGCGCGGTCGGTGTGCTGGCGGGCGTGGCGGCTGGTGGTCTGGCCGGCGTTGGTCCGTTCCAGCGCCGTGGTGGCCGCCGCGAGGTCGTCGGTGGTGAGCTCGCCGTCGGTGGCGAGGATCGCAGCGAGCCGTTGCGCGGCCGGGTCGGCATCGGTGAGTGTGACGACGATCGGCAGGGAGCGTTTGCGGGCGGCGACATCGGCACCGGCGGGTTTCCCGGTGACCTTCGGGTCGCCCCAGATCCCCAGCCAGTCGTCCATGGCTTGGAACGCCAGACCAAGCTGAGTGCCGGCTGTGCCCAGCACGGCGATGGCTCGGGAATCCGCTTCGGTGAGCAGCGCGCCGAGCTGACAGGCCGCGCAGATCAGGCCGCCAGTCTTGCCGATCGCCATGCGCTCCCAGTCGGCGACCGTCACCGTCGTGCGGGTTTCGAACGCCAGGTCGTCGGCCTGTCCCGCGCACAACCCCACCACCGCCTCGGCCAGGACCGCCTCGGCCTGGGGGTGCTCGGCGAGTGTGGAGACCGCCAGGGCGAGTAGCGCGTCCCCGGCCAGCAGCGCGGTGTCGACGCCGTGGACGGCCCAGGCCGTGGGGCGCCCCCGTCGTGTCCGGTCGCGGTCCATGATGTCGTCGTGCAGCAGGGAGAACTCGTGTACCAGCTGCACCGCCACCGCCCCTGCGACAACACCCTCCGAGGCCAGGCGCTCCGCAGGCACGCCCGTACTGCGGGCGGACAGGAACACCAGGGCGGGGCGGAGCATCTTCCCGACCCTGGCAGGGGCCGGCCGGCCGTGCTGGTCGGTGAGGCCGCAGTGGTAGCCGGCTACCTGCGCGAGCCTGGGGTGCAGGGTGGCGATCGCCTGCCGCAAGGCGGGCACCGTCAGGCTGCGTGCCTGCTGCAGAACTGCGGGAGCGGCCGTTGTGTCGGTAAGGGACGGGCTAGCCATGACAATCGCTCCCGCTGCCGTCGGGGATGTCGGAGAATCGGCGGAGAGCGGACAGCACCGATCCGTCCAGCACGGGCCGGACAGCTCCGTGATCGACGCTCGTCACCGGAGGGGTCATCGGTGATCGCTTTCGGCGAGCCGTACCGCGTGCGCGATCAGCGTTTCGGGGATCTCGTGCTCGGGCACGGTGTCCACCACCTGGCCGCGTACGAAGATCTGGCCCTTGCCGTTGCCCGAGGCCACCCCCAGATCCGCGTCCCGGGCCTCGCCCGGGCCGTTGACCACGCACCCCATCACCGCCACCCGGATCGGCACCTCCAAACCGTCCAGCGCGGCCTGGACCTCGGCGGTCATCTTGTACACATCCACCTGCGCCCGCCCACACGACGGACACGAGACAATGTCCAACGTGCGGGGCCGCAGTCCCAGTGCCTGCAAGATCGCCTCCCCGGCCCGGACCTCCTCAATCGGGTCCGCGGTCAACGACACCCGGATCGTGTCCCCGATCCCCTCCGACAACAGCGCGCCGAAAGCGGTCGCTGTCTTGATCACCCCTTGCGGGGGTGGCCCGGCTTCGGTCACACCCAAATGCAACGGATAATCGCATTGCTGCGCGAGTTGCCGGTAGGCGTCGATCATCACTACCGGGTCATGATGCTTCACGCTGATCTTTAGATCGTGGAAACCGTGATCGGCGAACAACGACGTCTCCCACAACGCCGATTCCACCAAAGCCTCCGCACCTGCCCGCCCGCCATGTTTGTCGAGGATTTTCGGGTCCAGGCTGCCCGCGTTCACACCAATCCGGATCGGCACCCCCGCATCCCGCGCGGCGTGGGCGATCTCGCCGACCCGATCGTCGAAACGCTTGATATTCCCCGGATTCACCCGTACCCCAGCACATCCGGCCTTGATCGCCGCGAACACATACCTCGGCTGGAAATGAATATCCGCGACAACCGGAATCGTCGACTTCGACGCGATCGCTGGCAACGCATCCGCATCATCCTGGGAGGGCACCGCCACCCGCACAATGTCACATCCAGCCGCAGTGAGCTCGGCGATCTGCTGCAATGTGGCATCCACATCCGCGGTCAAGGTTGTGGTCATCGACTGCACCGAAACCGGTGCACCACCCCCCACCAGCACCGTGCCGACACCCACCTGACGGCAGACCCGACGAACCGCCGGTAGCGGCAATCCCGTGACTGGGACCATGCACGGTCACCTCCACCGCATGACGGTGACAGAGACAATTGTCGCAGGTCAACGCCCCCTTCCGGCAACACCCACACGAGAATGTGAACACGAGTAGTGGTCGACTATTCACGACAGGAGTGGAGTGTCACCGCCAGAAACGCACTTTCACCTTCTCGTGTCCACTTCCTGACACGGTGGGCTCACCGCCACCGCAGACAGCTCACAACACTATGGTCGTGACTGAGGGGAGGCCACCTTCGATTCGCGGGTCGGTCACGCCTGCGACAGCCATCCGACCGGCAGGCACTGACTCCAGACGGCCCCCAGCGCCGAACCCCGTCGCGCGGCGGTGACACTGTCAGGCGCAGCACGAGGAAGGGGTTGTCGTGACACTGGCCGTAGCCGCGCAGGGCGATGGGGCGGACAAGACGGGGCAGGAACGCTTCGCGGAGTTCCTGCGCATCTACACCTCGCTCAACACCCGGCTGGCCTACGCGACCGACCTCGGCATCCCCCTGGACTGGGTGCCGGGCTACACCCCGCCCGACCCCGCCCGCCGCCGGGGGCGGAGCCGCCGCGCGGCACCCACCGGACTGGA
The sequence above is drawn from the Amycolatopsis aidingensis genome and encodes:
- a CDS encoding cytochrome P450 yields the protein MAVPALATGGLPLVGHLLPLRRERRLAFLDSLRRHGSVVRIKLGPRTIYLVTEAEMAREVLVVQAGSFDKGEGGAQLRVLVGNGVLTSERETHRRQRRLLQPHFHRNRMAGYAEAMRQEIEQLSTTWRDGQRLDVRTEMHGLLLGITIRALLPSSIGTLHGDFRRDFPLALREVQRRMFNPVRALTSRLPTPRNQRHARLLAGLHQAAAHAIATHHKAEAKDTDLLTTLTGARDPDTGEPLSDTEIRDQVMTMLATGGETSTSALSWAFHELGRHPDLEERLHTEVDQVLGGRAARYEDLPRLELTGRIISEVLRCYPPAWMISRRALADVDLGGYHVPAGSPVLVIPYIVHRDPAVFPDPHRFDPDRWLPDRPTRIPHDAVIPFGAGVRKCIADHFAVIETTLTLATLAGRWRLRPLPDHPVRPVTATTLVPEGLVMRAERRGGW
- the helR gene encoding RNA polymerase recycling motor ATPase HelR; this translates as MSAQGYEEELRSERSHVAGLYARLDAERTRVRGAYEAALRGNGETPMERDVEVRALSSEAKRLDVADAGLCFGRLDTESGGQLYIGRIGLFDEENAYDPVLLDWRAPAARAFYVATGANPENMRRRRQFHTRGRQVLDFTDEVFGRPGEDERGDTALLAAVNAPRGAGMRDIVATIQAEQDEIIRLDHPGVLVIEGGPGTGKTVVALHRVAYLLYTQRERMERHGVLVVGPNPAFLDHIGRVLPSLGESDVVFMTPGDLLPGMRVTAEDTPEAARLKGSLRILDVLAAAVADRQRLPEQPVPITLGDVTVRIDAETAEWAIEEARASGRPHNEARAVFTEIVTYVLTERAIARIGRGWLTREDRKAWEELRTDLLKQLAEDERFTAAVDELWPVLTPETLLAELYSSPERLRAAGADQALWRAQGDAWTVPDVPLLDELVDLLGRDKAVDKAAERVAERQRRAEAEYAADVMDAMKLDREEMDEDVMLAAENLLYAEDLADRFVERDTRDLAERAAADRDWTYRHIVVDEAQELSEMDWRVLMRRCPGRSFTVVGDLAQRRSAAGATSWDAMLEPYVPGRWVYRSLSVNYRTPAEIMAVAAALLAEFAPGLQPPESVRSCGVEPWSRRVTEEELRPAIEEFVQEEAGREGTSVVIGPPGVPGAVRPAETKGLEFDAVLVVEPMRILADGPRGAAELYVALTRATQRLGVLHQGRLPRALAGLGAPAGARPA
- a CDS encoding polyprenyl synthetase family protein, encoding MASPSLTDTTAAPAVLQQARSLTVPALRQAIATLHPRLAQVAGYHCGLTDQHGRPAPARVGKMLRPALVFLSARSTGVPAERLASEGVVAGAVAVQLVHEFSLLHDDIMDRDRTRRGRPTAWAVHGVDTALLAGDALLALAVSTLAEHPQAEAVLAEAVVGLCAGQADDLAFETRTTVTVADWERMAIGKTGGLICAACQLGALLTEADSRAIAVLGTAGTQLGLAFQAMDDWLGIWGDPKVTGKPAGADVAARKRSLPIVVTLTDADPAAQRLAAILATDGELTTDDLAAATTALERTNAGQTTSRHARQHTDRARDAIAALTIPSDVRREWDHLISFLITRAT
- a CDS encoding terpene synthase family protein, which encodes MTTDPCGKITAHSSKENDMPVVDLPVFDIPFPARSSPEVARARTANVARMKSHGMLGTPEAEHWYLSWDLGQGAGYAYPMAVGEDLDLAVDQFAFFFVFDDQFDGPLGRDPARVATFVDDLIAVLYRPAGRPSPRGSSPLVTFFADMWERSQQGMPAAWITRAAHNFEYYLAAHAAEAMDRVNAHVPSWEHFLHVRRGAGATRLMVDYGERFGHFTVPLALFHTPQYRMMRQVGIDVPLLCNDVHSVYKEAPRGDVDNAVLVVEREHGCTRDEALRAVRDMVIHDHIPRFQRLEQELPRICATLRLDDEQCTAVDKSVAAIKMWIAGYHQWEIETDRYTPEGTIPADRPNYVEDLVITGNGSHRPESRQRHPQ
- the ispG gene encoding flavodoxin-dependent (E)-4-hydroxy-3-methylbut-2-enyl-diphosphate synthase, coding for MVPVTGLPLPAVRRVCRQVGVGTVLVGGGAPVSVQSMTTTLTADVDATLQQIAELTAAGCDIVRVAVPSQDDADALPAIASKSTIPVVADIHFQPRYVFAAIKAGCAGVRVNPGNIKRFDDRVGEIAHAARDAGVPIRIGVNAGSLDPKILDKHGGRAGAEALVESALWETSLFADHGFHDLKISVKHHDPVVMIDAYRQLAQQCDYPLHLGVTEAGPPPQGVIKTATAFGALLSEGIGDTIRVSLTADPIEEVRAGEAILQALGLRPRTLDIVSCPSCGRAQVDVYKMTAEVQAALDGLEVPIRVAVMGCVVNGPGEARDADLGVASGNGKGQIFVRGQVVDTVPEHEIPETLIAHAVRLAESDHR
- a CDS encoding MBL fold metallo-hydrolase produces the protein MSKPSPNTAAGVPSATPPCWTVGDVTVHRIDEVLLPPATGPWLLPGATTDLVGREEWLRPDFADSDGILQLHSHSFAFEKDGMRVLVDTAIGNGKTRANPAWHKLSTGYLDNLRAAGFSPDSIDLVLLTHLHTDHVGWNTHEVDGTWVPTFGNARYVTSRTERDFWAGYDMDEPRRHMFEDSVVPVEEAALLDLVDVPADGVEIASGLRLLPTPGHTPGHLAIQLTSQGKTALITGDCIHHPVQFAHPAIGSCVDIHPEHSEATRRRMLAALADTDALVLGTHFPPPTAGRVVSHGNSYRMTSVPAA